One genomic window of Enoplosus armatus isolate fEnoArm2 chromosome 19, fEnoArm2.hap1, whole genome shotgun sequence includes the following:
- the ptk2bb gene encoding protein tyrosine kinase 2 beta, b isoform X1, whose amino-acid sequence MYEVMSGDTLSWKVPSPRQSDSDSCPESQFTGEGGPVKILKVCFCTNNNLGKNFKLVKCDSSWQIRAIIRSILISGRLGPNIEHAGCYGLLLKHLKSEELHWLHPDLTVGEVEQRYESHHVEAEWRYDLRIRYVPVNFLEKFRDDRSTLLYFYQQVRSDYMQYHASKVSDGMALQLGCLEIRRFYKDMNSKGLEKKSNFELLEKEVGLDLFFPQQLINSMKSRQLRKLIQQTFQQYATLKEEDCMVKFFETLKEFISFDEEDFPCELVQGWSLSVELVIGGRGIRQRTQKNSAPVFLADFKQIKKVQCLSQGDGKALINFDIEGARQRLSINVATVPMAENMIDLIDGYCRLENNTDDTVIYRQNRDAIARISLPEIPTGTDTGSARYSMGSDIYCEILDERPKSAVKYGIDRSDIVLGRILGEGFFGEVYDGFYKKANGERVNVAVKTCKDCSPDVMEKFMSEAVIMKNLDHQHIVKLIGIIEEDPVWIVMELYQYGELGNYLTQNQNKLTNTTLVLFSLQICKALVYLEGVNMVHRDIAVRNVLVASPDCVKLGDFGLSRYIEDEEYYKASVTRLPIKWMAPESINFRRFTTASDVWMFAVCMWEIMSRGQQPFFWLENRDVINQLEQGIRLPKPDNCPPALYSLMTRCWSYDPRERPNFTELVVKISDVHKMEKEQEVERERDRARSTKLFDTKLNFHEPPPKPSRMKPGRFGNTLSIGLHIQLNEALCASSPDLASPCEYQSPVDSMNTLPLPIRSPRRRSMGEGEFLRLDPNSREDAQRLWQRERHQMQDTLRQQKEQMMEDKKWLEKEERLLVGTRASLTFVNPLSVSLCAPASEFNVALEATLNEASLNNIGPLVHSRRHTSLKLNVPLITVPKRGSMSIFYQMNLPVLLQDPMGPEEAASPVSLEADAENAPPVKPPRLTAQPAPTAELDRSDDKVYHSVMNLVKVVVQLKNDVTELQPEKYITLVQSVGMALRDLIRSVDDILPTLHESVRTEIEGTQKLLNNDMAELISKMRLAQQNAITSLKEECKKQMLAAAHTLAMDSKNLLDAVDQARVRANLAKPVAP is encoded by the exons ATGTATGAGGTGATGTCCGGTGACACCCTGTCCTGGAAGGTACCCAGTCCAAGACAAAGTGACTCAGACTCCTGCCCCGAATCGCAGTTCACTGGGGAAGGAGGGCCCGTCAAGATCCTCAAAGTGTGCTTCTGCACCAACAACAACCTGGGCAAGAACTTCAAGCTGGTTAAATGTGACAGCTCCTGGCAAATCAGG GCCATCATTCGTTCGATTCTGATCAGCGGTCGATTGGGGCCGAACATCGAACACGCAGGATGCTACGGCCTCCTGTTGAAGCACCTGAAGTCAGAAGAACTTCACTGGCTGCATCCAGATCTGACTGTTGGGGAGGTGGAACAACGCTACGAGAGCCATCATGTGGAAGCTGAGTGGAG GTATGACCTTCGTATCAGATACGTTCCCGTCAATTTCCTGGAAAAATTCAGAGATGACAGGTCGACGTTGCTGTATTTTTACCAACAG GTGCGTAGTGATTACATGCAGTATCATGCCAGTAAGGTCAGTGATGGGATGGCACTGCAGCTCGGCTGTTTGGAGATCAG GAGGTTCTATAAAGACATGAATTCAAAAGGTCTAGAGAAGAAGTCCAACTTTGAACTTCTAGA aaaagaagtgGGCCTGgaccttttctttcctcaacaGCTGATTAACAGCATGAAG TCAAGGCAGCTACGGAAGTTGATCCAACAAACGTTTCAACAATACGCAACACTCAAGGAGGAAGACTGTATGGTCAAGTTTTTTGAGACCCTCAAAGAATTCATCAGTTTTGATGAAGAGGATTTCCCATGTGAACTAGTG CAAGGTTGGAGTCTGTCAGTGGAGCTGGTCATCGGTGGGAGGGGAATTCGCCAACGCACACAGAAGAATTCAGCG CCTGTTTTTCTAGCCGACTTCAAACAGATCAAGAAAGTACAATGCTTATCTCAGGGCGACGGCAAGGCTCTCATAAACTTCGACATAGAGGGGGCCAGACAA CGTCTATCGATCAATGTGGCCACGGTCCCTATGGCGGAGAACATGATCGACCTTATTGATGGGTACTGCCGCTTGGAAAATAACACAGATGATACTGTTATCTACCGACAAAATAGAG ATGCCATTGCACGAATTTCCCTACCTGAGATTCCTACAGG CACAGACACCGGATCGGCCAGATACAGTATGG gGTCAGATATCTATTGTGAGATTCTGGATGAAAGACCGAAGTCAG CTGTCAAGTACGGGATCGACCGAAGTGACATTGTTCTCGGCCGAATCCTTGGCGAGGGTTTTTTTGGGGAAGTCTACGATGGATTTTATAAAAAAGCT AACGGCGAAAGGGTTAATGTGGCAGTGAAGACCTGCAAAGACTGTTCACCTGATGTGATGGAGAAGTTCATGAGTGAAGCAG TAATTATGAAGAACCTCGATCACCAGCACATCGTCAAACTGATTGGCATCATAGAGGAGGATCCTGTGTGGATTGTCATGGAGCTGTATCAGTATGGAGAG CTCGGGAACTACCTAACTCAGAACCAGaacaagctgacaaacacaactCTGGTGCTGTTCAGCCTGCAGATCTGCAAAGCTCTCGTCTACCTCGAAGGGGTCAACATGGTGCACAG AGACATTGCAGTTCGGAACGTGTTAGTCGCCAGTCCAGACTGTGTGAAGCTCGGAGACTTCGGTCTGTCAAGATACATTGAGGATGAAGAATATTACAAAG CGTCTGTTACTCGGTTGCCAATCAAGTGGATGGCCCCAGAATCCATCAACTTCAGACGTTTCACCACAGCCAGTGACGTCTGGATGTTTG CCGTATGTATGTGGGAAATAATGAGTCGTGGACAGCAGCCGTTTTTCTGGCTCGAGAACAGAGACGTGATCAACCAACTGGAGCAGGGAATCAGGCTGCCCAAGCCGGACAACTGCCCTCCTGCCCTCTACTCCCTCATGACCCGCTGCTGGTCCTACGACCCCAGAGAGAGACCCAACTTCACTGAGCTGGTGGTCAAGATCAG CGATGTCCACAAGatggagaaggagcaggaggtggagagagagagggacagagcgCGCTCCACAAAATTATTCGACACCAAGCTCAACTTCCATGAGCCTCCTCCCAAA CCTTCAAGAATGAAACCAGGGCGCTTTGGGAACACGCTCAGTATTGGTCTACACATTCAG CTGAACGAGGCTTTGTGTGCCAGCTCACCTGACCTGGCCAGCCCATGTGAATATCAGTCCCCTGTGGACTCCATGAACACTCTTCCGTTGCCAATCAGGTCACCTCGGCGTCGAAGCATGGGG GAGGGCGAGTTTCTCCGACTGGACCCGAACAGCCGGGAGGACGCCCAGCGCctgtggcagagggagagacaccAAATGCAGGACACTCTCCGCCAACAGAAAGAGCAGATGATGGAGGATAAAAAGTGGctggaaaaggaggagagactCCTGGTGGGAACCAGAGCATCATTAACTTTTGTCAaccccctctctgtgtctctgtgtgcccCCGCCTCCGAATTCAACGTGGCCCTGGAGGCTACGCTGAACGAGGCATCGTTAAACAATATCGGCCCACTCGTTCACTCTCGACGCCACACTAGTCTTAAATTGAATGTTCCCCTGATAACAGTTCCAAAGAGGGGGTCCATGTCCATATTCTATCAAATGAACCTGCCTGTTCTTTTGCAGGACCCCATGGGACCAGAGGAAGCTGCCAGCCCAGTG TCCCTTGAAGCTGATGCCGAGAACG CACCTCCAGTGAAGCCCCCGCGGCTCACAGCACAG CCTGCGCCCACAGCTGAACTGGACCGCTCAGACGACAAGGTTTATCACTCCGTCATGAACCTGGTCAAAGTTGTTGTCCAACTCAAGAATGACGTCACAGAGCTGCAACCGGAAAAATATATCACCCTTGTCCAG TCTGTTGGGATGGCTTTACGAGACCTGATTCGCAGTGTGGATGACATACTGCCCACCTTACATGAGTCTGTCAGGACTGAG
- the ptk2bb gene encoding protein tyrosine kinase 2 beta, b isoform X2: protein MYEVMSGDTLSWKVPSPRQSDSDSCPESQFTGEGGPVKILKVCFCTNNNLGKNFKLVKCDSSWQIRAIIRSILISGRLGPNIEHAGCYGLLLKHLKSEELHWLHPDLTVGEVEQRYESHHVEAEWRYDLRIRYVPVNFLEKFRDDRSTLLYFYQQVRSDYMQYHASKVSDGMALQLGCLEIRRFYKDMNSKGLEKKSNFELLEKEVGLDLFFPQQLINSMKSRQLRKLIQQTFQQYATLKEEDCMVKFFETLKEFISFDEEDFPCELVQGWSLSVELVIGGRGIRQRTQKNSAPVFLADFKQIKKVQCLSQGDGKALINFDIEGARQRLSINVATVPMAENMIDLIDGYCRLENNTDDTVIYRQNRDAIARISLPEIPTGTDTGSARYSMGSDIYCEILDERPKSAVKYGIDRSDIVLGRILGEGFFGEVYDGFYKKANGERVNVAVKTCKDCSPDVMEKFMSEAVIMKNLDHQHIVKLIGIIEEDPVWIVMELYQYGELGNYLTQNQNKLTNTTLVLFSLQICKALVYLEGVNMVHRDIAVRNVLVASPDCVKLGDFGLSRYIEDEEYYKASVTRLPIKWMAPESINFRRFTTASDVWMFAVCMWEIMSRGQQPFFWLENRDVINQLEQGIRLPKPDNCPPALYSLMTRCWSYDPRERPNFTELVVKISDVHKMEKEQEVERERDRARSTKLFDTKLNFHEPPPKPSRMKPGRFGNTLSIGLHIQLNEALCASSPDLASPCEYQSPVDSMNTLPLPIRSPRRRSMGEGEFLRLDPNSREDAQRLWQRERHQMQDTLRQQKEQMMEDKKWLEKEERLLDPMGPEEAASPVSLEADAENAPPVKPPRLTAQPAPTAELDRSDDKVYHSVMNLVKVVVQLKNDVTELQPEKYITLVQSVGMALRDLIRSVDDILPTLHESVRTEIEGTQKLLNNDMAELISKMRLAQQNAITSLKEECKKQMLAAAHTLAMDSKNLLDAVDQARVRANLAKPVAP, encoded by the exons ATGTATGAGGTGATGTCCGGTGACACCCTGTCCTGGAAGGTACCCAGTCCAAGACAAAGTGACTCAGACTCCTGCCCCGAATCGCAGTTCACTGGGGAAGGAGGGCCCGTCAAGATCCTCAAAGTGTGCTTCTGCACCAACAACAACCTGGGCAAGAACTTCAAGCTGGTTAAATGTGACAGCTCCTGGCAAATCAGG GCCATCATTCGTTCGATTCTGATCAGCGGTCGATTGGGGCCGAACATCGAACACGCAGGATGCTACGGCCTCCTGTTGAAGCACCTGAAGTCAGAAGAACTTCACTGGCTGCATCCAGATCTGACTGTTGGGGAGGTGGAACAACGCTACGAGAGCCATCATGTGGAAGCTGAGTGGAG GTATGACCTTCGTATCAGATACGTTCCCGTCAATTTCCTGGAAAAATTCAGAGATGACAGGTCGACGTTGCTGTATTTTTACCAACAG GTGCGTAGTGATTACATGCAGTATCATGCCAGTAAGGTCAGTGATGGGATGGCACTGCAGCTCGGCTGTTTGGAGATCAG GAGGTTCTATAAAGACATGAATTCAAAAGGTCTAGAGAAGAAGTCCAACTTTGAACTTCTAGA aaaagaagtgGGCCTGgaccttttctttcctcaacaGCTGATTAACAGCATGAAG TCAAGGCAGCTACGGAAGTTGATCCAACAAACGTTTCAACAATACGCAACACTCAAGGAGGAAGACTGTATGGTCAAGTTTTTTGAGACCCTCAAAGAATTCATCAGTTTTGATGAAGAGGATTTCCCATGTGAACTAGTG CAAGGTTGGAGTCTGTCAGTGGAGCTGGTCATCGGTGGGAGGGGAATTCGCCAACGCACACAGAAGAATTCAGCG CCTGTTTTTCTAGCCGACTTCAAACAGATCAAGAAAGTACAATGCTTATCTCAGGGCGACGGCAAGGCTCTCATAAACTTCGACATAGAGGGGGCCAGACAA CGTCTATCGATCAATGTGGCCACGGTCCCTATGGCGGAGAACATGATCGACCTTATTGATGGGTACTGCCGCTTGGAAAATAACACAGATGATACTGTTATCTACCGACAAAATAGAG ATGCCATTGCACGAATTTCCCTACCTGAGATTCCTACAGG CACAGACACCGGATCGGCCAGATACAGTATGG gGTCAGATATCTATTGTGAGATTCTGGATGAAAGACCGAAGTCAG CTGTCAAGTACGGGATCGACCGAAGTGACATTGTTCTCGGCCGAATCCTTGGCGAGGGTTTTTTTGGGGAAGTCTACGATGGATTTTATAAAAAAGCT AACGGCGAAAGGGTTAATGTGGCAGTGAAGACCTGCAAAGACTGTTCACCTGATGTGATGGAGAAGTTCATGAGTGAAGCAG TAATTATGAAGAACCTCGATCACCAGCACATCGTCAAACTGATTGGCATCATAGAGGAGGATCCTGTGTGGATTGTCATGGAGCTGTATCAGTATGGAGAG CTCGGGAACTACCTAACTCAGAACCAGaacaagctgacaaacacaactCTGGTGCTGTTCAGCCTGCAGATCTGCAAAGCTCTCGTCTACCTCGAAGGGGTCAACATGGTGCACAG AGACATTGCAGTTCGGAACGTGTTAGTCGCCAGTCCAGACTGTGTGAAGCTCGGAGACTTCGGTCTGTCAAGATACATTGAGGATGAAGAATATTACAAAG CGTCTGTTACTCGGTTGCCAATCAAGTGGATGGCCCCAGAATCCATCAACTTCAGACGTTTCACCACAGCCAGTGACGTCTGGATGTTTG CCGTATGTATGTGGGAAATAATGAGTCGTGGACAGCAGCCGTTTTTCTGGCTCGAGAACAGAGACGTGATCAACCAACTGGAGCAGGGAATCAGGCTGCCCAAGCCGGACAACTGCCCTCCTGCCCTCTACTCCCTCATGACCCGCTGCTGGTCCTACGACCCCAGAGAGAGACCCAACTTCACTGAGCTGGTGGTCAAGATCAG CGATGTCCACAAGatggagaaggagcaggaggtggagagagagagggacagagcgCGCTCCACAAAATTATTCGACACCAAGCTCAACTTCCATGAGCCTCCTCCCAAA CCTTCAAGAATGAAACCAGGGCGCTTTGGGAACACGCTCAGTATTGGTCTACACATTCAG CTGAACGAGGCTTTGTGTGCCAGCTCACCTGACCTGGCCAGCCCATGTGAATATCAGTCCCCTGTGGACTCCATGAACACTCTTCCGTTGCCAATCAGGTCACCTCGGCGTCGAAGCATGGGG GAGGGCGAGTTTCTCCGACTGGACCCGAACAGCCGGGAGGACGCCCAGCGCctgtggcagagggagagacaccAAATGCAGGACACTCTCCGCCAACAGAAAGAGCAGATGATGGAGGATAAAAAGTGGctggaaaaggaggagagactCCTG GACCCCATGGGACCAGAGGAAGCTGCCAGCCCAGTG TCCCTTGAAGCTGATGCCGAGAACG CACCTCCAGTGAAGCCCCCGCGGCTCACAGCACAG CCTGCGCCCACAGCTGAACTGGACCGCTCAGACGACAAGGTTTATCACTCCGTCATGAACCTGGTCAAAGTTGTTGTCCAACTCAAGAATGACGTCACAGAGCTGCAACCGGAAAAATATATCACCCTTGTCCAG TCTGTTGGGATGGCTTTACGAGACCTGATTCGCAGTGTGGATGACATACTGCCCACCTTACATGAGTCTGTCAGGACTGAG
- the ptk2bb gene encoding protein tyrosine kinase 2 beta, b isoform X3: protein MYEVMSGDTLSWKVPSPRQSDSDSCPESQFTGEGGPVKILKVCFCTNNNLGKNFKLVKCDSSWQIRAIIRSILISGRLGPNIEHAGCYGLLLKHLKSEELHWLHPDLTVGEVEQRYESHHVEAEWRYDLRIRYVPVNFLEKFRDDRSTLLYFYQQVRSDYMQYHASKVSDGMALQLGCLEIRRFYKDMNSKGLEKKSNFELLEKEVGLDLFFPQQLINSMKSRQLRKLIQQTFQQYATLKEEDCMVKFFETLKEFISFDEEDFPCELVQGWSLSVELVIGGRGIRQRTQKNSAPVFLADFKQIKKVQCLSQGDGKALINFDIEGARQRLSINVATVPMAENMIDLIDGYCRLENNTDDTVIYRQNRDAIARISLPEIPTGSTDTGSARYSMGSDIYCEILDERPKSAVKYGIDRSDIVLGRILGEGFFGEVYDGFYKKANGERVNVAVKTCKDCSPDVMEKFMSEAVIMKNLDHQHIVKLIGIIEEDPVWIVMELYQYGELGNYLTQNQNKLTNTTLVLFSLQICKALVYLEGVNMVHRDIAVRNVLVASPDCVKLGDFGLSRYIEDEEYYKASVTRLPIKWMAPESINFRRFTTASDVWMFAVCMWEIMSRGQQPFFWLENRDVINQLEQGIRLPKPDNCPPALYSLMTRCWSYDPRERPNFTELVVKISDVHKMEKEQEVERERDRARSTKLFDTKLNFHEPPPKPSRMKPGRFGNTLSIGLHIQLNEALCASSPDLASPCEYQSPVDSMNTLPLPIRSPRRRSMGEGEFLRLDPNSREDAQRLWQRERHQMQDTLRQQKEQMMEDKKWLEKEERLLDPMGPEEAASPVSLEADAENAPPVKPPRLTAQPAPTAELDRSDDKVYHSVMNLVKVVVQLKNDVTELQPEKYITLVQSVGMALRDLIRSVDDILPTLHESVRTEIEGTQKLLNNDMAELISKMRLAQQNAITSLKEECKKQMLAAAHTLAMDSKNLLDAVDQARVRANLAKPVAP from the exons ATGTATGAGGTGATGTCCGGTGACACCCTGTCCTGGAAGGTACCCAGTCCAAGACAAAGTGACTCAGACTCCTGCCCCGAATCGCAGTTCACTGGGGAAGGAGGGCCCGTCAAGATCCTCAAAGTGTGCTTCTGCACCAACAACAACCTGGGCAAGAACTTCAAGCTGGTTAAATGTGACAGCTCCTGGCAAATCAGG GCCATCATTCGTTCGATTCTGATCAGCGGTCGATTGGGGCCGAACATCGAACACGCAGGATGCTACGGCCTCCTGTTGAAGCACCTGAAGTCAGAAGAACTTCACTGGCTGCATCCAGATCTGACTGTTGGGGAGGTGGAACAACGCTACGAGAGCCATCATGTGGAAGCTGAGTGGAG GTATGACCTTCGTATCAGATACGTTCCCGTCAATTTCCTGGAAAAATTCAGAGATGACAGGTCGACGTTGCTGTATTTTTACCAACAG GTGCGTAGTGATTACATGCAGTATCATGCCAGTAAGGTCAGTGATGGGATGGCACTGCAGCTCGGCTGTTTGGAGATCAG GAGGTTCTATAAAGACATGAATTCAAAAGGTCTAGAGAAGAAGTCCAACTTTGAACTTCTAGA aaaagaagtgGGCCTGgaccttttctttcctcaacaGCTGATTAACAGCATGAAG TCAAGGCAGCTACGGAAGTTGATCCAACAAACGTTTCAACAATACGCAACACTCAAGGAGGAAGACTGTATGGTCAAGTTTTTTGAGACCCTCAAAGAATTCATCAGTTTTGATGAAGAGGATTTCCCATGTGAACTAGTG CAAGGTTGGAGTCTGTCAGTGGAGCTGGTCATCGGTGGGAGGGGAATTCGCCAACGCACACAGAAGAATTCAGCG CCTGTTTTTCTAGCCGACTTCAAACAGATCAAGAAAGTACAATGCTTATCTCAGGGCGACGGCAAGGCTCTCATAAACTTCGACATAGAGGGGGCCAGACAA CGTCTATCGATCAATGTGGCCACGGTCCCTATGGCGGAGAACATGATCGACCTTATTGATGGGTACTGCCGCTTGGAAAATAACACAGATGATACTGTTATCTACCGACAAAATAGAG ATGCCATTGCACGAATTTCCCTACCTGAGATTCCTACAGG CAGCACAGACACCGGATCGGCCAGATACAGTATGG gGTCAGATATCTATTGTGAGATTCTGGATGAAAGACCGAAGTCAG CTGTCAAGTACGGGATCGACCGAAGTGACATTGTTCTCGGCCGAATCCTTGGCGAGGGTTTTTTTGGGGAAGTCTACGATGGATTTTATAAAAAAGCT AACGGCGAAAGGGTTAATGTGGCAGTGAAGACCTGCAAAGACTGTTCACCTGATGTGATGGAGAAGTTCATGAGTGAAGCAG TAATTATGAAGAACCTCGATCACCAGCACATCGTCAAACTGATTGGCATCATAGAGGAGGATCCTGTGTGGATTGTCATGGAGCTGTATCAGTATGGAGAG CTCGGGAACTACCTAACTCAGAACCAGaacaagctgacaaacacaactCTGGTGCTGTTCAGCCTGCAGATCTGCAAAGCTCTCGTCTACCTCGAAGGGGTCAACATGGTGCACAG AGACATTGCAGTTCGGAACGTGTTAGTCGCCAGTCCAGACTGTGTGAAGCTCGGAGACTTCGGTCTGTCAAGATACATTGAGGATGAAGAATATTACAAAG CGTCTGTTACTCGGTTGCCAATCAAGTGGATGGCCCCAGAATCCATCAACTTCAGACGTTTCACCACAGCCAGTGACGTCTGGATGTTTG CCGTATGTATGTGGGAAATAATGAGTCGTGGACAGCAGCCGTTTTTCTGGCTCGAGAACAGAGACGTGATCAACCAACTGGAGCAGGGAATCAGGCTGCCCAAGCCGGACAACTGCCCTCCTGCCCTCTACTCCCTCATGACCCGCTGCTGGTCCTACGACCCCAGAGAGAGACCCAACTTCACTGAGCTGGTGGTCAAGATCAG CGATGTCCACAAGatggagaaggagcaggaggtggagagagagagggacagagcgCGCTCCACAAAATTATTCGACACCAAGCTCAACTTCCATGAGCCTCCTCCCAAA CCTTCAAGAATGAAACCAGGGCGCTTTGGGAACACGCTCAGTATTGGTCTACACATTCAG CTGAACGAGGCTTTGTGTGCCAGCTCACCTGACCTGGCCAGCCCATGTGAATATCAGTCCCCTGTGGACTCCATGAACACTCTTCCGTTGCCAATCAGGTCACCTCGGCGTCGAAGCATGGGG GAGGGCGAGTTTCTCCGACTGGACCCGAACAGCCGGGAGGACGCCCAGCGCctgtggcagagggagagacaccAAATGCAGGACACTCTCCGCCAACAGAAAGAGCAGATGATGGAGGATAAAAAGTGGctggaaaaggaggagagactCCTG GACCCCATGGGACCAGAGGAAGCTGCCAGCCCAGTG TCCCTTGAAGCTGATGCCGAGAACG CACCTCCAGTGAAGCCCCCGCGGCTCACAGCACAG CCTGCGCCCACAGCTGAACTGGACCGCTCAGACGACAAGGTTTATCACTCCGTCATGAACCTGGTCAAAGTTGTTGTCCAACTCAAGAATGACGTCACAGAGCTGCAACCGGAAAAATATATCACCCTTGTCCAG TCTGTTGGGATGGCTTTACGAGACCTGATTCGCAGTGTGGATGACATACTGCCCACCTTACATGAGTCTGTCAGGACTGAG